In Paractinoplanes brasiliensis, the following proteins share a genomic window:
- a CDS encoding MarR family winged helix-turn-helix transcriptional regulator — MDSRWLNDDEQRTWRSFLMATRLLFDQLERDLKEESDLSFAYYEILTRLSEAPGRSMRMATLAAACVFDRSRLSHAVDRLVRAGWLRRVPVGQDGRGQLAELTDEGMTVVRRAAPHHVERVRALIFDRLTPDQQRVLAEISAVVATGIAPAAQLSRMGWPDAELSRPAAPERPVPGRTAR; from the coding sequence ATGGACAGTCGCTGGCTGAACGATGACGAACAGCGGACGTGGCGCAGCTTCCTGATGGCCACCCGGTTGCTGTTCGATCAGCTGGAGCGGGACCTGAAGGAGGAATCAGACCTTTCCTTCGCCTACTACGAGATCCTGACCCGGCTCTCGGAGGCACCCGGGCGCTCGATGCGCATGGCCACCCTGGCCGCCGCCTGCGTCTTCGACCGCAGCCGGCTGAGCCACGCCGTCGACCGGCTGGTGCGGGCGGGCTGGCTGCGGCGGGTGCCGGTCGGCCAGGACGGGCGGGGGCAGCTGGCCGAGCTCACCGACGAAGGCATGACGGTGGTCCGGCGGGCCGCCCCCCACCACGTCGAACGGGTCCGGGCCCTGATCTTCGACCGCCTCACCCCCGATCAGCAGCGGGTGCTGGCCGAGATCAGTGCGGTGGTCGCCACCGGCATCGCCCCTGCGGCTCAGCTGAGCCGGATGGGCTGGCCGGACGCGGAGCTCAGCCGGCCGGCTGCACCCGAGCGGCCAGTGCCGGGTCGAACAGCGAGGTGA
- a CDS encoding SDR family NAD(P)-dependent oxidoreductase, translating into MDRLREKVAVVTGAAGSLGLEGVRAMAAEGARVVMMDLSPAVTDRAKELAGDGFDVTPYVGDVSVESDMAAVVRTATATYGRLDVLWNNAGMIGADWINQDTDVVGVSRDHLMRTLEVNLVSVFLGSKYAIPVMAGGGGGSIINTSSVEAAGGGAGPPRPDRNSEQRPARW; encoded by the coding sequence ATGGACCGGCTGAGGGAGAAAGTGGCGGTGGTGACCGGCGCGGCCGGCAGCCTCGGCCTCGAGGGAGTGCGGGCCATGGCCGCGGAGGGCGCTCGGGTGGTGATGATGGATCTGTCACCGGCCGTGACCGACCGGGCCAAGGAACTCGCCGGGGACGGTTTCGACGTCACGCCGTACGTGGGCGATGTCAGCGTCGAAAGCGACATGGCGGCGGTCGTCCGGACCGCGACGGCGACCTACGGCCGGCTCGACGTGTTGTGGAACAACGCCGGCATGATCGGCGCCGACTGGATCAACCAGGACACCGACGTCGTCGGGGTCAGCCGCGACCATCTGATGCGGACGCTCGAGGTCAACCTGGTCAGCGTCTTTCTCGGCAGCAAGTACGCCATTCCCGTGATGGCCGGGGGCGGCGGCGGCTCGATCATCAACACGTCGTCGGTCGAGGCCGCCGGGGGCGGCGCCGGGCCGCCGCGGCCCGACCGTAATTCAGAACAACGACCAGCAAGGTGGTGA